Genomic DNA from Nocardioides aquaticus:
AGGCGCGACGTCGAGGTCACAGGGTTGGCCGGAAGAGCGTCGTCGATGACAGCGGCATCGAACATCATCTTCAGGACTGTCTTGGTCTTCTTGCGTCGGCTGTGCGAGTCCTGGGCCTTGATGAGCCGTTCAAGGCGTCCCGCCGTCGCCTCTCGCAACCGGATGTTGCCGATGGCTGGATTGATTACGTTGTCGACGATGCGCTCGTACTCGTTCGCAGTGGTCGCCTCAGATCGTTGCTCGGCACGGTAGAGCGTCAGCCAGAGCAGGGCGACTTGGTTAATCCGCATATCTGGGCCGATCAGATCCCCAGTGGGCGCGCTGCGGTCCGCGATCTTGACCTTCAGTTCTCGCTCGGCGGCGGATGCGCTTCGTCCGGTCCCCGTAATCTCGCGCGTGACTCCGTCGAGATCTCGAAAGCGCGTTCGTGCGCGGTGGACACCAGGGCGCACCTCGGTCGCCTTGATGCTTCCGAAGGTTCCGATGGGAAGCGGGGGGCGGGCCATGGCGGTTTCCGTTCTGCGGTTCTGCAGTTTATCGCTGTCGGGGCCTCGAACGCCGTGACATGGAACCTAGCGCGCCGGATGGGGACGCAGCGCCTCGTGTGTCTGCGTGGATGTGATCCGACTCCGGATCATCAAAGGCCTCGGCGTGTGCCTCAATCCATGCGTCGAGATCTGAGCGGCGGTAGCGCAGGGCGCCGCCCGCCTTCACCGCCCGCGGTCCGAACCCCGGTCGGCGGGTGCGCCACGTGTAGAGCGTCGATTTTGCGATCCCAAGATAGGTGGCCGCCTGGGCGATATTCATCGTTGCAGACAAGAGGGTGAGGGTCGTCTGTCTGATCGGTTGCGCGCGGACTTGTTGGATTGCCTGCTGGTCGCTCATGTCGACTCCTTGTCTCGGCCAGCGTCGGGAACGTGTCGTCCTATCCCGCGCCACTGCGTCCTGTGGTCACCTAGGGAGGCGAGTAGGTCGGGAGCGATCAGCGAGGTTGGAGTTCCTGTGAGCGGGCTCCATGCCCTCTACAGCCCGGCCGGTTCGGACGTTGGCGGCGCCGCGTTGGGCTTGAGTTTCGTTGCCCATTGCAGGGCAAGACGTCATCCCCTTAGTGGGCTGCTCCCCGATCACGGCCAACTGTCGGTGGGCGGCGGTCGACGCCGCCTTGGAGCTGGCTTGCTGAACCGCGCGGTTTGAAGTCCTCAACGCCTGCGTGACCGGCGCCGGGAGTTGAACCATGCGCTTGGACAAGATGTCGGCGGGGGAGACCCAGACGGCGTCGCCGGAGGGGTCTGGTGTGGTTAGGCCGGTTTCGATGTCGTTGTGGGCTCGGTGGGAGAGCGCGCGTGCTCGGCCGATGAGGCCGGGCTGGTTGACCTTCTCGGCGAGGACGTCGGCGAGCTCTGGAGCACTCTCGATCGCGGCCAAGGTCGCGCTCAGTGCGCGCTCAAGGCCGGGGTGCTGGGCGATGACGTCCGGGGGAACGTGGTCGTCGCGTCGTGGGTGAGCTCCCGGTAGGCGGCGCGCAGTTCCGCCGACGCGCGGAGCAGCTTGGAGTCGGGCCGGTCGGTGGGGGCGGGGAGGTCGTCCCATCGGCTGGCCAGGTTGTTCCAGGCTCGGCCGACCGTGGCGAGGGACGAGGCGAGTCGGTCTGTCGGCGGGTCGCCGGCGGCAGAGGTCGGGGCTGCGTGGTTGCGGGAGTCGGCGTCGACCAGGAGCAGACCGACGCCGGCGATGAGGGCTTGGGTGCGACTCGCGGTGACGTTGTCGGCGGCCGAGGATCGGGCGGCGAGGGTGCGGTGGGCCTGGATGTCCCAGCCGGCCAGGGCGCGCGCGATGCGGTTGTGGTCGGCTGCGGGTGGGCGCGCTTCGCCGGTGACGCCGGCGACGAATCCGCCGGCAAGGTATCGGCCAGCGATCGCCTCCGCGGTGGCGAATCGGCCCACCCACGTTGCGGTCGGTGCGACGACGTAGGGGGACTGGACCGTGGACAGCGCGACCTTACGGCCGGCCTGACGGGCCTCGCGGTACCGGTCGCGACCGTGAGCGTAAAGAGCGACGCTGCCGGCGTGCGCGGCGACGTAGAGCGCGTGCATGGTCCTGGACCGGGCTGCCTGCAGGTCCAGGCGTAGCGCGGGGCCGTGGCCGGAGATCCCGGGGCCGTAGCGGCGGACCAGGCTGCCTGCGGCCTGCAGCGTCTCGGCCATGTGGGCCAGGCGGGGATCAGGGACTCCGCGGCCGGGCCACCCGGCGGTCAGGCTGTTGTCGATGTTGGCCGCGTGGGCGACCAGGCGCTCCATGGGCCGGTCGTGCGGCTCGTGGGTGTATCTGGTGCGGGGGAGGGCCGTCCAGAGGTCGCTGGCGGCCGTCACGAGGGCCGGCCACCCCCGAACCAGGCTGCCGGCGTTGTCTCCGTCGACGTCGAGCAGCAGAAGCCGCGCCTGGTGGTCGACGTCGGCGAGCATCTCGCCCACAGTGCGGATGTCGCCTGTCGTGAAGGGGATGGCATCGACGTCGAACAGCTCCGCCTCGGCTGCGGCGAACTCAACGCCGAGGGTGCCGGTCGCCGGGGTTGGTGGTCGCGGGTTAGCAGCCAAGGTGCTTGGCCTCCCGTAGCAGGTCGCACACATCGACCACCAGCTGCGAGCCGTGCACCAGGTCGGCACGCCACAGAGGCAGTGGCCGGCTCAGCTCCTCCACTTCGGTGAGCAGCTGCGCTGCGGTGTGCACGTCGACCGCGTCAACGTCCATCTCGAGGTCCATCTCGAGGTCCATCTCGAGGTCCATCTCGAGGTCCATCTCGAGGTCCATCTCGAGGTCAGTGTGGTCCTTGGGGAGCATCAGTTGCGTCTGGCTGTGAGCGAGGTAGATGCCCAAGCCGAGGGAGTGCAGGGGTGATGTCGGCCCTTCCTCATCTGCGCGGGCCCAGACCGTCCTGGCGGCCTGGTGGAGCAGCTGCGATATCGAGTCCAGTCGACGCCAGACCTCCTGTGGGGTCTCGTCGGGGCCGTGCCCGAGGACCTGGCTCGAGGGATCGGTGCTGGGGTTGATGGTCGTTCCTCCGGATCTCGTCTCGGTCGGCGGCCCGGACGAGCCGCCGTCCTCATCAAGCCACGTCGGGACGACCCGGCGCCGGCCGGCAAGTCGGGCCTGTGGATAACCGGGGTGATGTCGGTGGCAGGGCACAAACTGGACACGGTCGCCTAGGGCGCGCCGAGGTCGTCGGACGATCACCGACACGCCAAGTCGGCCAACAAGCACTAGTGGCAACAGCCACGGGCGACAGGAGGCTGGTGGCGATGAAGATGCCGATGACGGTGTTGAAGGCAACGACGTTCTGGCCGGCCGCGCTGGTCAGTTTTGTGCTGTTCATGGTGGTCCTGGCGCTCGCGCCACCGTTTTTGTCGCTGCCGCTGGTGCTGGCGGCGACGGCCCTGCTGGTGGTGCTGGGCATTGGTCGACTTGAGGGGCCGACGGTTGAGCTGCTGACCGCCTCCAGGGCCGCGACCGTGGGGGAGCGGCAGGTGGTGGTGAACGTCGTCGACGGCTTGGGCCAGGTCGGGATCACCGACCTCGAGCTGCTGGTGCGTCGTCGCCAGCGTGCCTCGACGCCGGCGGTGATGGTTCTCGGTCGACGCTCTGTGGTGCTGACTCTTGGGCTGGTCGAGGCCGTGTACCGCGGCTGGGTGGACACCGAAGAGGTGGCGGCGCTTGTGGCGCAGGCGGTCGCGGCGCGACGTGCACGCCAGCCCCGCGCCGAGCTCGCGGGCCTGGTGGCCACGAGTCCGTGGCGCGCGGTCGTCACGGTCTTCCGAGGGGTAGGGGCGGCGTTCGCCTGGCTGCCGTTCGTGGGGATGGCCTGGGCGCTGCGCGGCGTGGTTGCGGTGATCTGCGTGCTGCAGTCGGTCGTCGAGGGACGAGCGACTGTTGGCCTGCTGGGCGGCGCCGTGATTGCCCTGACCTACGTGGTGCCGGCAGCCGGGCGAGCCCTGCAGGCGCGCACCGAGGCGATCGGGGACCAGTTCGTGGTCGAGCAGGGCCTGGGCGGCGTGCTCGCGCGGTTCCTGACTCGCTACGGCCACCCGACCACCGTCGAGCGGCTCCGCCACCTCGAGCAGCAGCCCCCGCCGCCCGTGCCGAGCCCGTCCACGCCTTTGGCGACGCAGCTCATGCCCCTGACGTCGTTCTCGCTGAACTGATCGGGCCGCACGAGCTCGCAGCGCCAGCCGTGGCTACTCGCCGCCTCCGTAGTCGGGGCAGTCGGGTACGCCCGAGGTTGAGTAGTGGACGCAGCCGCGGCCGTCGCCGGCGTTGGGGTGGTGGTTCATGCACGGCAGCACGGAGAGGGCGTGGGAGCACTCCACCCACCTGGTGAGGGGCCGACCGAGCCGGCCAGGAGAGCTGGTGCGCGTGGGCGCCGTCTGAGGCGGTGCCAGGGCCACGGAGGCCGGCGTGGAGGGCGCCCCGGCCGGGGCAGCGGTGGTCAACATGGCCGGGGCCCCCTAGCGTCGCGGGCCGCCGCGGCGGCGCCGATCAACGGCTGCGGGCTGCTGCTGGTTGTAGGCGGCGGTGTCGGTTATTCATGTTGCCGGCCGGAGCGCTCCAGCTCGGCGATCTCGGCGTCGGGGGAGCGGTCCTCGTCCATGACAGCCGCCCGCTCCGCGGCTGCCTCGCCGGCGCTGATCTCCTCCGTGCGCCTGCGGGCCTGTTCCTCGAGTTCGGCTCGTGACGAGATGCATCGTCGCTCATGATCTTCCGCCCATGCTGGCCGATGCGCGTCCGCCGGCGCCACTGGATGCCGGCATCGCTGACCTGGAGACGGCACTTCGTCGACGAGCTCGGACAACCCTGTCCTATGCACGCACCGGGACGGATCCCGGGTGAGACCCGGGAGACGCAATGGGTGACGCGAGCCGGTCGGCGCAACCCTCCTGCCGACGCTCGAGCTGCTACGGCCTGCCCCGGGGGGGTGGTCTCGTCGACATCGATGCCGACGAGGACCTCGCTTCGCCCTCGCCCTCGCCCTCGCCCTCGCGCCCGGGTCGGGTCCGCGACGTCCAGCGCGGCCGCCAGGTCGGCGACGTCGGTCGTGAGCACCTGCTCGAGGATCGAGGTGATGCTTGTGGTGGTGCCGTCTTACTCAGCCGCCAGGCGGCCGCCGCAGAGGTACGCGCACCGCCCAGGCGCGTCGCCGGCAGCCGCAAGCCCGAGGGCCCACGTTCAAGTCCCGGTGACGGTGGCGTGGCTGGTGAGGTGGGCAGCCTGCTGGTGCGCGGCGTCCAAGAGCCGGTATGGCAGCCCGCTGCCCCAGTGGCTGCCCGCTAGAATTCGCTGCCAATGAGTTGCGTCGACCCCCCGGCAATTAGGGCAGCCCGGGAAAGACTTGGATTGACCCAGCACAGGTTGGCGCGCCTCGTCGGGGTCGCTGGCGGGGAACGCATTTCGCGTTGGGAGCTCGGTCTCGACGAGCCCCGACCAGATCTGCTGGTCCGTCTCGCTACCGTCCTCGAGTTACCTCCAGCCGACCTCCTTGTTGGCGCGCGCCGCGACCTGCGGAAGCTGCGTTACTGCGCTGGCCTGTCCTCACCCGAACTCGCTGCCGCGGTGCACGTGTCGACCCGCAGCTACGTGCGATGGGAGTCAGGCGCCTGGGTGCGACCGCCCAGTGCCGAGATCCTTCGAGCGCTCGCCCGGGCACTCAACGTCCCCGTGGGGGCCGTCTGCGACGCACTGGATCTTGCTGAGCATCCCAAGTAGTCCCGTCAGCCGCGCCCGGACGCGTAGCGGGCCCACACCTGGGCGTAATCGGTGATGGTCGCCGTGTCAGTGCGCCACAGCACCATCTGGCCTCGACGCTTGCTGCGGTCGACATCGGTCCTCACCAGGTCGTGTTGCTCTAGGACCACTAGGTGCCGGTGGATGCTGGCCACGTGCACACCGATCTGTGCAGCCAGATCGTGCGCGGTCGAGGCGCCCTGCGCCAGTTGACGCAAAATCTCGGTGCGCACGTTGTTGCCGATGATGTCGATGGCGGCGAGCACATCCTCGGGCATGTCTACGGGCATTGACAGTCGTGGCACGACCGCATTCTGCCCGACCATGCCGCGTGTCGCTTTCGCACTTAGTGCGTTAGAATGAGCGCGAAACCGCACTCCCGTCGGTGGCGCCGGTTGCCAATTCGGGTGGCGGAGGAGTTTGCATCAGCTCGAACGAACGGACGGGGTGGGAGTAACGGTGAGTTCCCCGGGGAGTCGAATACGCCGAGCGCCAGCATCGGTCGCCACTAGTGGCGATCAGCCAACTTCTATCAGGGTGATCGCTCCGCCGCGCTAAAGCGTCCTAGGAGACCAGGGCGGGTTGGGCCGTCCGCCGGACATGCGCAACGGAAGCGAGGGGCGCAAGCCAATGACGGTGCCGACATCCGCTCAGTCGGTGCCCCGCCCTACCAACTGGACCGGGCCGCCGTCCCCGAATCGCTATACCATACCTAACTACGGAGTCATTACTCGGGAGGTCGCTTCTGATGCTGTCCCCACGACGAATCGCAGTCACGACCGTCTCGATCGCCCTGCTCGCCACCACGGCCGCCTGCGGGGGAGGTGACGACGAGCCTGAGGCCACACCCACCTCGTCGAGCGCCCCCACCACGCAGAGCCCGTCGCCGACGCAACCTAGTCCCACGGAGACCGCCTGGCAGGACCAGTACGCCCCCGCCCAGCTCGACGCCTACGAAGCGGCGCTCTCGCGGTACGAGGAGTACGAGACCCGCAGCGAACCCATCTGGGCCGCAGGAGAGGCCACCGATCGCGCCGAGGCGCTCTTGAAGCAGTACTTCCCCTCGCCGCTCTGGCAGGGCCGGCTCCGAATGCTGTCCAGCTACGAGCAGGTAGACGTGCAGGTGGAGGGATTGGCCGACGTCTACTGGTCCCGAGCCAAGTCCATCAGCGACACCGGCCTGTCTGTTGTGATCAACCAGTGCGTGGACTACACGACCGTGAAGGTGACGCAACGCCGCGAGGCGGCGCAGCCCGTGGAGTGGCAGCAGAAACCGAACCTTCGGACAATCACGCTCGAGAAGCCCGAAGGAAGTGACTGGCTGATCTACGGCGTGGTCGACGCTTCGAGCGGGAAGCCCCGGCCATGCGCGCCTTGAAGTCGGTTGTCGCAGCGGCCGCCCTACTCGCAGGCGTTCTGGTGGTGTCGGCAGCGACTGGAACGCCTGCCGCCGCAGATCCACCGGCATGCCCGCCGGGGGAGTCGCCGTCGGAGATCCCGGGTGGCTGGATCTGCATTCCTGTCTCTGATCCCGGCGAGCCCGGTGGAGAGGACCCAGGTGACGCCGGCGGGAACGGCGGCACCCTGCCGGCTGGCTGCTTCGAAGGTGATGAGGAGGTGTCCTGCAACGATGAGTACGGGGGCACCTGGGACGCCGGCCGCGGGTGCTATGCCTTTCAGGTTCAGCCCCAGCCGCCGGCTGGGTCGCCGCTGTGGGAGGGCCACGATCCATCCGAGGGCAGCGTGTGGAGTTGCGACTACACGGTGACGATCCCGGAGACCTCGTGGTTCGTGCCCACCGGTGAGGATCCGTTGGTCGACCCCGCGGTCTTGGCGCAGGAGGCGCTGGGGCGGATGAAGCTCGAGAACGCGAGCGCGCAGATCGCGCCAGGTCCAGGCTTCCACACCTATGTGCACATCGAGAACTGGCTTTGGTTGCCCGAGGCGCAGTGGCACGACCTGACCGAAACGGTCACCGCTGGACCCGCGTCGGTCACGGTCACCGCCGAGCCCATCCGGGTGGACTGGGACATGGGCACCGAGACGACCAGTTGCTACGACGTCGGACGGGTCTGGATCAAGGGCATGACAGACGCGGCGAAGACGACTTGCTCGTACGCCTACGAGTGGATCGAGAACCCCGCCGGCGACACCCACAGTGTCTCCGCCCAGCTGGTCTACGGCGTCACCTGGGACTGCGACGGAGCCTGCCTGACTCCCAACGGCGACCTCGGCGAGATCGACGCCCCGGCCGGCGACCCGACAACGATCGAGGTGCGACAGCGCCAGACAGTGGTGATCCAATGACGATGACCTCCGGACGGAGTAACACCCAGCGGTCCGGCTCCCGCGGCTCGCGAGACCAGGGCCTGGACCTGCGCTCGACCCTGGGCGGAGTGCGTCAGCGTGCTCCGCGCCGTCTGGGCCAGTGGGCGGGTGCGGTGCTGTTCGTGGTCATCGTGGTGATCGGGCTGCTGGCCTTGTTCCAGTCTCAGAGCGACCGGGTCGAGGTCCTCGCCGTCACTGACGCCGTACCGGCCGGCCAGGTGATCGAGAAGGGCGACGTGCGACCGGTTGAGGTGGCAGGCGTAGCCGGTGCGATTGCGGCCACCGACATCGACTCGGTGGTGGGCAAGCGAGCCGCGGCCGGCCTCGTCGAGGGCCAGGTGCTCACCGACGCCGCGCTGACCGACGAGCTGGTCCCCGGCGAGGACGAGCGGGTGGTGGCCATCGCGTTGCCGAACGGCCGCGTTCCGGGCGGCCTGTCAGCTGGGGACGTCGTGTCGGTGATCGTGGTGCCCGTCGAGGGTGCCGAGGGCTCTAGCGAGCAGCTCCAGGCGCCGACGGTGCTCTCCCAGGCCGCGTCCGTGCAGTCGGTGGGGGACACCCCGAAGGCGGACGGGTGGTCACGGTCCTTGTCGACGCCGGCGAGGCTGAGCAGGTCGCCGCCTACAGCGCGGCTGGTCAGGTCACGATCATCCAGGCGCCGCTCACCAACCGCGATGCAGCGGGGGAGTGAGGCCTTCATGCTGTTCGCCATCTGCGCCGACCGCGGTGCTCCCGGGTCGACTACCACCGCGCTTGCACTGGCGGCTGCCCGGGGCCTGCCGGCTGTTGTCGTCGAGGCCGACCCCTACGGCGGCGACCTCGCGCTGCGGATCCGCCACGACGGCAACCCGCTGCCCACGACCCCGACAGTCCTCAGCGTCAGTGCCGGCTGGTCTGTCCAGGGGTCGACATTGGGACCGCGAACCTCGCCTGGAGGGCCCTCAGAACGACGTCATCGCGACCTGTGGCGGGACGGCTCGCACGGACTGTCGGAGCTCGTGCGGGTTGTTCCCGGGTTTATGGCCGCCGAGCGCGGTAGATCGCTGGCTTGGCCCGTGCTGGCC
This window encodes:
- a CDS encoding helix-turn-helix domain-containing protein translates to MSCVDPPAIRAARERLGLTQHRLARLVGVAGGERISRWELGLDEPRPDLLVRLATVLELPPADLLVGARRDLRKLRYCAGLSSPELAAAVHVSTRSYVRWESGAWVRPPSAEILRALARALNVPVGAVCDALDLAEHPK
- a CDS encoding helix-turn-helix domain-containing protein — translated: MSDQQAIQQVRAQPIRQTTLTLLSATMNIAQAATYLGIAKSTLYTWRTRRPGFGPRAVKAGGALRYRRSDLDAWIEAHAEAFDDPESDHIHADTRGAASPSGALGSMSRRSRPRQR
- a CDS encoding SAF domain-containing protein; this encodes MTSGRSNTQRSGSRGSRDQGLDLRSTLGGVRQRAPRRLGQWAGAVLFVVIVVIGLLALFQSQSDRVEVLAVTDAVPAGQVIEKGDVRPVEVAGVAGAIAATDIDSVVGKRAAAGLVEGQVLTDAALTDELVPGEDERVVAIALPNGRVPGGLSAGDVVSVIVVPVEGAEGSSEQLQAPTVLSQAASVQSVGDTPKADGWSRSLSTPARLSRSPPTARLVRSRSSRRRSPTAMQRGSEAFMLFAICADRGAPGSTTTALALAAARGLPAVVVEADPYGGDLALRIRHDGNPLPTTPTVLSVSAGWSVQGSTLGPRTSPGGPSERRHRDLWRDGSHGLSELVRVVPGFMAAERGRSLAWPVLASALESQSVPVFADLGRIHTGSPSLAVAAAADALIPVCRSDMASVQHMVDRLELLVPAIVDRNGRPPVVLPVVIAPRQHGGTIANSVAEILGETAVGPTLRGVSWLAWDPAAVAHLENGADPWTKPLRKSPLMKSARKVMWMVGLATGLSHADPSAKSGDKLGARRRRRDEPGTQEQPQSWASPYVPHDAPGSADGPRGEGQQDAPTQAATRPLGAPPALIPNHGAETPPAPTGSEQNGHLNGQADSRADQAESQDAGVGRWETAARQERR
- a CDS encoding ArsR/SmtB family transcription factor, with the translated sequence MPEDVLAAIDIIGNNVRTEILRQLAQGASTAHDLAAQIGVHVASIHRHLVVLEQHDLVRTDVDRSKRRGQMVLWRTDTATITDYAQVWARYASGRG